A stretch of DNA from Spirosoma endbachense:
TACCGTTGGGGTCCGCACCGCTGCCCACTTGATCGGGCAGGCCCTTGTGGCATCCACTGCCTGAGAGCGTCCGAGAGGGATTGTGGTCAATCCTTACTTTTTTCTCTTAGCCCAGGGCCGTGATGAAGTTAGAAAGGTCTCTATCGCTTCGATCGTCCTTATTCTTCTTTCTCTCTGTCTGCTTTCGAATCAAACGACACAATTAGAGCGCACACTTCCGAAGCTTTACTGCAAATGCACCCCAAACATGTCTATTCGGAAGTTAGAGGGTGCGACGCTTCGGCGGTCGGATTGGTTTTAGCAGACAAGGTCACTATACTATCATTATTGGCATTGGCAAGCTGAACAGGTGAACCATGACACAGATATCCTGCAGCAGGTCAGGGTAATTCGTCAGGATCAACCCGGAACAGGCTGTTGCATGACGAATTCCTGACAAGGAAAGTAAAGCTGGGCCGTGATGCTTTTTTGAGCTTTTAGCAACTAACAAGTTGTTAATCAGACAACACAGGCGAACAAACTCACTAAATTCCTATCCCATGCCATCCGTCGTCTGCTATCGAGTATTAAATATATTATCTACTTTGAACCAACAACGGGAAATTGACAAATTCGAAGCTTGGTACATCCGTAAGGAACCAGGACGACTTCTTCCTCATCCGCTAACGCTATACCGGGTATGGCACTAAAAGGGATAGGGCCTGTCATGTCATTATAGACTCGCCAGGAAGGAATTCGCCTGGCTTTGGTCCTTATCTGTATTGGCGCGTTGGTCAGATTCCAGGGATAGGCGGAAACGTCTCCCTTCTGGTCTACCTGGTAATGCTGCTCTATTTTAGGTGCAGACGTCTCAAATAAACCATAATTCCAGGGAGTACCAGGTTGTATTTCGTAATAGGTCTTGCCAAATTTAGCCGGGTCGAGCAGATTATCAACTTTCTTTACCACTTCTCCTATTTTAAGAGCATACGTTAATGGACCGCGTTCGACGGACATGGAGTTTTCATACCAGTGATTTGTAAACAGGTGCATCGGTAAAGCCAATTCGACCACATCTCCGTTTTTCCAGGGCCGATTTACTTTCACCAGCTGATTGCCTTCGGCCTCCAGTACTACTTTGCCATTAATTTTAACCGATCCTTTGCGGCACCAGCCAGGAATACGCAGATGGAACGGAAAGGAAATGGATTGGCTCTGATCTGTCTTAAGCGTAAATCGAATGGTTTCGCCAAAGGGATAAGTGGTCTCTTCTTTGATGGCTACTTTCTTACCCCCGGCCACAACTGCGTTTACTTCGCTGGGGGAATACACCAGGGCGGCCAGGCCCTGATCGGGTGTTGCGTACCAAAGATTCTGGGTAAACTTGGGCCAACCCTGGTGCATGTTGGACGTGCAGCAAGGATAACCAGTCAGCAGGCCGTATACCAGATCGGTGCCCTGGTGGTTGCCATCCTCAATAAAATTACGGGCATGCCGGGTGACCATCACCTGATTGGCTTGTTGGAAATACTGGCGGGTCAGGTAATCCTCCATCGTCTGTGCCGGCAAGGCATTGAAGGCAATTTTTTCCAGCTTATCGGCGTATTTTACCTCACCCGTTATTTCCAGCGTACTTTCCAGGGAAAACATCATTTCGACAGCCGAGCATAATTCCGAGCCTTGCGTGGGATTATTACCGTGTAGCCCCTCGTCGCCCCCGAACATACCGTTAGCCATACCATTATAGGCTCGTAAGTCGTCATAACCCTTGTTTAGGGCGTCCAGATATTTTTGCTCGGGATGGTGTTGATAATAAATAGCCGGTGTTTTTATGCCCTGGGCGAGGTTGACACAGTGAATGCTGTTGAGCGTCGAGAGTAAGGGAGTGGTCAAAAACGCGTGGGTATAATCAAACGTTTGTTTATGGATCAGTTCTCCTAATTCAAGAAGGAACGCGTCTCCGGTAACCCTATACAGCCAATAGACCATCATCAAATTGTCTCCTCCCCGATATTTGGCCCAAAAAGTCCAATGATCAAGCGGTTTCTGTGGCAATTCCTGTAGTTGGTACTTAAAGTAATTAGTCATTAGGGTAATGACTCGTTGATCGCCGGTGGCCGAATAATATTGCTTTAAGACTTTAAGCATAACCATTTTAGGCCACCAGTCGCGGCTGTTATCGCGTTGAAGACCCGGCTCGGGCCCGTAGTCCCGAAGTGGTCCGAAATAACCGTCCGGCTGCTGGCTATGGATGGCCCATTCGATCCAGGGTTTGATTTTGGCAATCAACTCGGGATCATTCAGGATATACGCGAGCGGCAAAAGTCCATCAATCCAGTAGGGGCCTCGCTCCCACTGGTCACCATTGCCACCTAACCAACCATTGCGCTGGTTCATCACTAGTGGATAAAGCGCATCAAGCTGGCCGGTAGCCCCCTGTTTCTGGCGCATCAGCATTTCCTTTAGCCAACCTTGGGGCTTAATGGCGCCTAAGGGTAGTTCCATATACGGATTTTGCCGCAACGGTGCCCGACTCGGCAGGTAGGTGGTTAGGTATTTCTGGTTCGTGTTAACCTGTCCCTGTACGGTTTGGGCTAAGCTTACCAAAAGAACCAGAAGGGTCATATTAACTTTCATAATGACAAATGAACTCGGTAAGGCGGTTGAAGCATCAAATTGATTCAGATCTAACCAATGACTCGCCTGTAGGAGTCAGAAGTAGCCTTTTTTTACTCTATTTGGCACGATTCAATAGCTCCTTTTAACGGTTCTTACGTCCCCCGTCACCTCCGACTTACATCTTGGGCAGTAGTATCCTGTTAGTACCTATTCAGCGACGCATGCCAGGGATTGTACTGGATCATAACAGTTTACTCCTATCGGCCATGTCAGTAACTGCTTTGCAACGCAGCAGTTACTGACATGGCCTGATTAATCCTGGGTTTTTATAGAAATGTTGGCCAATCAAGAATTACCGAGCAGGCTGTACCAACTCTTTGATCTGCCGAATCTCGCCCAAAATGGTGCTCAGACTCGGTTCGGCATCCGGAAAATCCAGGCTGATGAATAGCTTAAACTTCCACAATTCCAGGATATGGCTCACGTTCAGCTCGTAAGGGGTGAAGGCTGGATTCAGGGAATGGAGCCGCAACTGGCTTTTCGCGGCCAGCTCATTAGTGATCTTTTTGATGACGATTCCATCGGTCGATACAACGACACAGCCGGTACCATCTTTAATACTATACCAGTCTTCGATGTATTCTCCCAGTACATAGGCCCCCGATGGGATAGGCAACATCGACTCGCCTTCCGTTGGAAACAACCGGTATTTCCGGTTTCGGGATATATCCGGTAAGGGCAACCGAAACGTACTCAATGAGGCAATAAACTGCTCATCCTGGTAACCACCACTCACATAGCCCATAGTTGCCCGAAGGGGCACCAGTTCAATGTTTTCTTCATTGTCCGGCCCGACCGAGGTCACCACTTCCCGCACCTGAAGCAGCTGACCGCTCAGTACCGGGTCGGGCGTCGCAATAAATTTCTCCAGTTGACGGGGGCTCATGGCACGCATGGGTTTATACAACAGGGCTTCCACCGTCACTTTATAGAGTGTGGCAATCTGAATGGCTACATCGATGGTGGGATAGTGTTCTCCCTTTTCGTAGCCCGTTAGTGTCGTTCGACCGATACCGATCAATTGTGCTACTTCGACCTGGGTAAGTTTGTGGTAATTGCGTAGAACTACCAGATTGTCAGCTATATACATGGGTTCATTAGTCTAGACAAAACTAGACATTTCGAGTCAATTTGCCTAGCAAACTGTCGAAAAAATTTACATCTGTAAACAGTTGATCCACTTTATCGATGGATGTAAATAGGCCATATAATGCCAAAATCATCTTTTTTTAATAATGTCGAATAATCGACATTATTAATGTATTATATTTCGACATATATTTGTCTGATTTTCGACATCACCGAATCTGCATCCTGATGGAGAAAAATTTAACTCTCGTTACCCTGGTATGATATGATCGCTGGTTCAACTGATTCCCGGCATATTCTGCATCTGGACATGGATTCCTTCTTTGTGTCGGTGGAGCGACTTCGGCAATCCCAGTTGGCTGGACGCCCGCTCCTGATTGGGGGCGTAGGCGACCGGGGCGTAGTCAGCGCCTGCAGTTACGAAACCCGTCGTTTCGGCGTTCAATCCGGCATGTCCATGCGAATGGCGCGTCGGCTATGCCCCGAGGCAGTCGTTGTCAAAGGCGATTTTCAGGCCTACAATCAGTATTCCACGATGCTCACAGCCATCATACGGGAGCGGGCCCCTGTGTTTGAAAAGGCGTCGATTGACGAATTTTATGTCGATATGACCGGGATGGATTGCTATGTGGGTTGTCGGAAATGGTCGCAGGAGCTCAAGCAGACGCTCGTCGCCGAAACCGGGCTGTCGGTCAGCTGGGGCCTGTCCGTAAATAAAACAGTCGCAAAGGTCGTCGCCAATGAAGTCAAACCCGATGGCGGCTACCAGTTAGCGGGGTCAGACGTTCAGCCCTATCTGGCAATACTGCCGGTGGCGAAACTGCCGGGCATTGGTCCTCAACTGGCCCACACCCTGCGTTGCATGGGCGTGACCAGGCTGGGCACCCTGGCTCAGATTCCCCGCCGGCTGCTGGAGCGTACGTTCGGTAAACCAGGGGTCATGCTCTGGGAGCGGGCGAATGGCATCGACCCCTCCCCGGTGCTGGCCTTTGACCGCCAGAAAGCCATGAGTAAAGAAATGACCTTCCAGTCCGATACCGCCGACTCCCAGTTACTACAGGCCACGCTGAGTCGGTTGGTTGAAAGCCTGGGATTCCAGCTGCGGCAAGGGGGCTGGTGTACGGCGCGGATAACCATCAAAATTCGGTATTCCGATTTTCAGACTTTTACCCGCCAGATTACCCTGTCGCCGACATCAGCCGATCACCTGCTGATCCCGGCAGCCGTAAAGGCATTCCAGGCACTCTATAAACGCCGGGTATTGCTCCGACTCATTGGGGTGAGTTTTTCCAAACTCATTCGGGGAGCCCAGCAGTTGAGCCTCTTTGATGAATCAGGAGCAGTGTCGAGTACCAAACAGAGCAATCTCTACCCCCATCTGGATCAGCTCAAGAGCAAACACGGTGAACCCATTGTCCACCGGGCGAACCAACCCTTTTTAACCGAACGTTCTCATGACTAAACACTGCCGTATCTGGGATGGGGAATCCATGTATTATTTCCCCCATTTAGCCCTTCAGCCACAGTTCGCGACCGTCTGGCTGGAGGATGCGCTGGTGCTGATCAACCGGGTAAACCCATTGGATCAACGCCGGTACGAGCCTACCTCCCCCTGGGAGCTGATGCTGTCGGTCGGCCAGCCTGACCGGCAGGGAACCCTGCTCTATGAGCAGGATATCGTTCAGGTCAATCAGCAATTGTGGGTTGTACAGCCTGACCTGGAACGCTGCGGATACCAGCTGGTGCTGGCCCATTCGCCGGGTTTCTCACTGTCGCTGGATCGTCTGCTGGCTAAAACGGTCCGTATTGTGGGGAATTGCCTGGAAGATTCCCACCTCATCCTCCAGGAGGGGGTATTTTCGCTGACTTAACGGATGTATCTTAATGCACACTCCTATTATTCGTTGCGCTATGGTACACTTTCCCCCGAAGCGCTGGTACAGCACGCGCAGCGACTTGGCGTGACCCATTTGGCGCTGACCGATATTAATACAATCTCGGGGGTGTTTGATTTTGTGCAGCACTGCCTTCGATTGGGTATTCAACCCGTGGTGGGCATCGAAATCCGATCGCACCAGCAACTCCGCTATATCTGTCTGGCTCGCAATACCGAGGGCTTTGCCGAGATCAATCGATTTGTATCCCAGTATCTGCTTACCCATCAGGACTTTCCGGCCAAAGCGCCCTCGTTTCAGCACGCTTACGTCATCTATCCGCTGGATCAGCTGGATCGGCTGGGCGGGCTGGCCGCCCATGAACGGATTGGCGTTCGCCCATCCGAGGTGAGTCGGCTGTGGCGCTACCGGCAGACGCTGCGGGCCGACCAGGTCGTAGTGCTTCAGCCGATTACTTACCTGGACAAGACGGACTACAACCTGCATAAGCTGCTGCGGGCAATCGACCACAACTGTTTACTGGCGCATCTGGCGGAGCGGGAAACGATCCGTACGGATGAATACTGGCCAACCCCCGATCAGCTACAAACCAGTTTTCGGGACTGGCCGATGGTACTCGCCAACACCCAGGCCCTGCTGGATAGCTGTTCATTTGCCTTTGATTTTGACTCATCCAAGAATCGTCAGCTGTATACACCCAGCCGGGCGGATGATATCGCTCTCCTGCGCAAACTGGCCGAAGATGGGCTACGGGATCGCTATGGCCCGGAACCTGGTGAGGCCCTCCAGCGAGTCGAGTCAGAATTAGCCATCATCGACCAGCTAAATTTTACGGCCTATTTTCTGATCACCTGGAACATCATCACCTACGCCCATAGTCGGGGCTATTATCATGTCGGC
This window harbors:
- the dinB gene encoding DNA polymerase IV, producing the protein MIAGSTDSRHILHLDMDSFFVSVERLRQSQLAGRPLLIGGVGDRGVVSACSYETRRFGVQSGMSMRMARRLCPEAVVVKGDFQAYNQYSTMLTAIIRERAPVFEKASIDEFYVDMTGMDCYVGCRKWSQELKQTLVAETGLSVSWGLSVNKTVAKVVANEVKPDGGYQLAGSDVQPYLAILPVAKLPGIGPQLAHTLRCMGVTRLGTLAQIPRRLLERTFGKPGVMLWERANGIDPSPVLAFDRQKAMSKEMTFQSDTADSQLLQATLSRLVESLGFQLRQGGWCTARITIKIRYSDFQTFTRQITLSPTSADHLLIPAAVKAFQALYKRRVLLRLIGVSFSKLIRGAQQLSLFDESGAVSSTKQSNLYPHLDQLKSKHGEPIVHRANQPFLTERSHD
- a CDS encoding YopX family protein; amino-acid sequence: MTKHCRIWDGESMYYFPHLALQPQFATVWLEDALVLINRVNPLDQRRYEPTSPWELMLSVGQPDRQGTLLYEQDIVQVNQQLWVVQPDLERCGYQLVLAHSPGFSLSLDRLLAKTVRIVGNCLEDSHLILQEGVFSLT
- a CDS encoding helix-turn-helix domain-containing protein, whose translation is MYIADNLVVLRNYHKLTQVEVAQLIGIGRTTLTGYEKGEHYPTIDVAIQIATLYKVTVEALLYKPMRAMSPRQLEKFIATPDPVLSGQLLQVREVVTSVGPDNEENIELVPLRATMGYVSGGYQDEQFIASLSTFRLPLPDISRNRKYRLFPTEGESMLPIPSGAYVLGEYIEDWYSIKDGTGCVVVSTDGIVIKKITNELAAKSQLRLHSLNPAFTPYELNVSHILELWKFKLFISLDFPDAEPSLSTILGEIRQIKELVQPAR
- a CDS encoding beta-L-arabinofuranosidase domain-containing protein, translating into MKVNMTLLVLLVSLAQTVQGQVNTNQKYLTTYLPSRAPLRQNPYMELPLGAIKPQGWLKEMLMRQKQGATGQLDALYPLVMNQRNGWLGGNGDQWERGPYWIDGLLPLAYILNDPELIAKIKPWIEWAIHSQQPDGYFGPLRDYGPEPGLQRDNSRDWWPKMVMLKVLKQYYSATGDQRVITLMTNYFKYQLQELPQKPLDHWTFWAKYRGGDNLMMVYWLYRVTGDAFLLELGELIHKQTFDYTHAFLTTPLLSTLNSIHCVNLAQGIKTPAIYYQHHPEQKYLDALNKGYDDLRAYNGMANGMFGGDEGLHGNNPTQGSELCSAVEMMFSLESTLEITGEVKYADKLEKIAFNALPAQTMEDYLTRQYFQQANQVMVTRHARNFIEDGNHQGTDLVYGLLTGYPCCTSNMHQGWPKFTQNLWYATPDQGLAALVYSPSEVNAVVAGGKKVAIKEETTYPFGETIRFTLKTDQSQSISFPFHLRIPGWCRKGSVKINGKVVLEAEGNQLVKVNRPWKNGDVVELALPMHLFTNHWYENSMSVERGPLTYALKIGEVVKKVDNLLDPAKFGKTYYEIQPGTPWNYGLFETSAPKIEQHYQVDQKGDVSAYPWNLTNAPIQIRTKARRIPSWRVYNDMTGPIPFSAIPGIALADEEEVVLVPYGCTKLRICQFPVVGSK